A region of Vigna radiata var. radiata cultivar VC1973A chromosome 6, Vradiata_ver6, whole genome shotgun sequence DNA encodes the following proteins:
- the LOC106764151 gene encoding purine permease 1 produces MNSTCLTYWSSYHCLKTSIIVTQTSYQKQRKKLMYVSKRGRRREKKARKRSMKRVLLLLNSVLLALGTSGGPLVMRLYFIHGGNRIWLSSFLETAAFPLILIPLTISHLHPNFHHSPKPNLVSIKLPLFIASAVIGILTGLDDYLYACGIARLPVSTSSLIQASHLAFTAVFAFLLVRHRFTVYSVNAIVLLTIAAVVLALRSGGDRPPGESTRQYVIGFVMILAAAALYGLVLPLMELVYKRSKQRVTYSLVMEIQLVMCFFATLFCTLGMLINNDFKVISREAKDYELGETKYYVVLVGSAIMWQFFFLGAIGVIFCSSSLFSGIIIAAFLPVTEVLGVIVYKENFEAEKGVALVLSLWGFVSYFYGEMKQEREKNKNGCPETELPQSLSPNA; encoded by the exons atgaacTCCACTTGTCTTACATACTGGTCAAGCTATCACTGTCTGAAAACATCCATTATTGTCACACAAACATCataccaaaaacaaagaaagaaacttATGTATGTTAgtaagagaggaagaagaagagaaaagaaagcgAGAAAAAGAAGCATGAAGAGAGTGCTCCTACTACTAAACTCGGTTCTTCTAGCGCTAGGCACTTCCGGTGGCCCCCTCGTAATGCGTCTCTACTTCATCCACGGCGGCAACCGAATCTGGCTCTCCAGCTTCCTCGAAACCGCCGCTTTCCCTCTCATTCTCATTCCCTTAACAATCTCTCACCTTCATCCCAATTTTCATCATTCACCAAAACCTAACCTCGTCTCTATCAAACTCCCTCTCTTTATCGCCTCCGCCGTTATCGGAATCCTCACCGGCCTCGACGACTACCTCTACGCCTGCGGCATAGCGCGCCTTCCCGTCTCCACTTCCTCCCTTATCCAAGCCTCGCACCTCGCCTTCACCGCCGTCTTTGCCTTCCTCCTCGTTAGGCACAGGTTCACGGTGTACTCCGTCAACGCCATCGTGCTTCTCACCATCGCAGCGGTGGTGCTGGCGCTGCGTTCCGGTGGAGACCGTCCGCCAGGCGAGTCCACGCGGCAGTACGTGATCGGTTTCGTTATGATTCTGGCGGCTGCGGCGCTGTACGGATTGGTCCTGCCGTTGATGGAGTTGGTGTACAAACGGAGCAAGCAGCGCGTTACGTACTCTCTTGTGATGGAGATTCAGCTTGTGATGTGCTTCTTTGCTACCTTGTTCTGCACCCTTGGCATGCTCATCAATAATGACTTCAAG gtgATTTCGCGAGAAGCAAAAGACTATGAACTTGGCGAAACCAAGTACTATGTTGTGCTAGTGGGGAGTGCAATAATGTGGCAGTTCTTCTTCTTGGGAGCAATAGGGGTTATCTTTTGCTCCTCGTCTTTGTTTTCAGGAATTATAATTGCTGCTTTTCTTCCAGTGACTGAAGTTTTGGGTGTTATCGTATACAAAGAAAATTTTGAGGCAGAGAAAGGGGTTGCTTTGGTGCTGTCTCTTTGGGGGTTTGTGTCATATTTCTATGGTGAAATGAaacaagaaagggaaaagaacaAGAATGGTTGCCCAGAAACAGAGCTACCTCAAAGTCTTTCTCCCAATGCATGA